A single region of the Triticum dicoccoides isolate Atlit2015 ecotype Zavitan chromosome 2B, WEW_v2.0, whole genome shotgun sequence genome encodes:
- the LOC119367853 gene encoding glycine-rich RNA-binding protein GRP2A-like: protein MLVPWWDSDWKDRSRIEYRTYVGNLSWSTDERSLKDAFHAYSPLSAEIVTDRETGRSRRFGFVNFGDDNSMNNTIQGMDGQELGGRTITVSRANQRPRRWRA from the exons ATGTTGGTGCCGTGGTGGGATTCGGATTGGAAGGACCGCTCGAGGATCGAGTACCGCACCTATGTTGGCAACCTCTCCTGGAGCACCGATGAGCGCTCGCTCAAGGATGCCTTCCACGCCTACAGCCCGCTCAGCGCCGAG ATCGTCACCGACCGGGAGACGGGCAGATCCCGCAGGTTCGGCTTCGTCAACTTCGGGGACGACAACTCGATGAACAACACCATCCAGGGCATGGACGGCCAGGAGCTTGGCGGCCGCACCATCACCGTCAGTCGGGCCAATCAGCGCCCCCGCCGCTGGAGGGCATGA